Proteins co-encoded in one Centroberyx gerrardi isolate f3 chromosome 18, fCenGer3.hap1.cur.20231027, whole genome shotgun sequence genomic window:
- the chrm5b gene encoding muscarinic acetylcholine receptor M5b: protein MDAEDHPNATFYGNMSHTQPYTHSVWEVITIATVSAIVSLITIVGNVLVMLSFKVNSQLKTVNNYYLLSLAFADLIIGVLSMNLYTMYILMGYWSLGNLACDLWLALDYVASNASVMNLLVISFDRYFSITRPLTYRAKRTPKRAAIMIGLAWLVSFVLWAPPILCWQYFVGERTVPPDQCQIQFFSEPVITFGTAIAAFYIPVSVMTILYCRIYKETERRTKDLAELQGLASSNMSEGAKPQNAIIQSCFRFTRDRRDRSQASWSSSNQSNATKTTTRSNEAWAKADQVTSFNSYTSSEEEEQHVSMETPQGSFKEQGTGDKNGQVTDYEEDRYFASPPKKNSKKCISYKFKPVSKGKNDDPVTASPCPAEAEQTGKNSSPSSSTASKPMDPVLKNQITKRKRMVLIKEKKAAQTLSAILLAFILTWTPYNIMVLISTFCSNCIPLSLWHLGYWLCYVNSTINPMCYALCNKTFQKTFRMLLLCQWRRRRGEDKLYWCGQNPNVNNKMT from the coding sequence ATGGATGCAGAGGATCACCCAAACGCCACTTTTTATGGGAACATGTCACATACTCAGCCTTACACCCACAGCGTGTGGGAGGTCATAACCATAGCTACAGTGTCAGCCATTGTCAGCTTGATAACTATTGTTGGCAATGTGCTGGTGATGCTGTCCTTCAAGGTCAACAGCCAACTGAAGACTGTAAACAACTACTACCTGCTGAGCTTGGCCTTCGCTGACCTAATCATAGGAGTCTTGTCCATGAACTTATACACCATGTATATACTGATGGGATACTGGTCCTTGGGGAACCTTGCATGTGATCTCTGGCTAGCACTGGATTATGTCGCCAGCAATGCTTCAGTTATGAACTTGCTTGTCATCAGCTTTGACAGGTATTTCTCCATCACAAGGCCACTGACATACAGGGCCAAGAGGACTCCGAAGCGAGCTGCCATCATGATCGGCCTGGCATGGCTGGTGTCCTTTGTCCTGTGGGCACCGCCCATCCTGTGCTGGCAGTACTTTGTAGGAGAGAGAACAGTGCCTCCGGACCAGTGCCAGATCCAGTTCTTCTCTGAGCCTGTGATCACGTTTGGCACAGCCATTGCTGCTTTCTACATCCCCGTCTCTGTTATGACCATCCTTTACTGTAGGATCtacaaggagacagagagacggacaaaGGACCTGGCAGAGCTCCAGGGGCTCGCGTCCTCCAATATGTCAGAGGGAGCTAAACCGCAGAACGCCATCATCCAGTCTTGCTTTCGTTTCaccagagacaggagagacaggagtcAGGCCTCCTGGTCCTCCTCGAACCAAAGTAACGCCACTAAGACCACCACGAGGTCAAACGAGGCATGGGCCAAAGCAGACCAGGTCACCTCCTTCAACAGCTATACCTcatctgaggaggaagagcaacaTGTGTCAATGGAAACCCCACAGGGATCCTTCAAAGAGCAAGGCACTGGTGATAAGAATGGGCAGGTGACCGATTACGAGGAAGACAGATATTTTGCTAGCCCTCCAAAGAAGAACAGCAAAAAGTGCATCTCTTACAAGTTCAAACCTGTCTCGAAGGGTAAGAACGACGATCCTGTCACTGCGTCTCCTTGCCCCGCTGAAGCGGAGCAGACCGGCAAGaactcctccccttcctcctccaccgcctccaaACCCATGGACCCCGTCCTGAAGAACCAGATCACCAAGAGGAAGCGGATGGTGCTGATTAAGGAGAAGAAGGCGGCCCAGACCCTCAGCGCCATCCTCCTGGCCTTTATCCTGACGTGGACGCCCTACAACATCATGGTGCTCATCTCCACCTTCTGCTCGAACTGCATCCCGCTGTCCCTCTGGCACCTGGGCTACTGGCTGTGCTACGTCAACAGCACCATCAACCCCATGTGCTACGCGCTCTGCAACAAGACCTTCCAGAAGACCTTCCGCATGCTCCTGCTCtgccagtggaggaggaggagaggcgaggacaAACTCTACTGGTGCGGACAAAACCCAAATGTCAACAATAAAATGACTTGA
- the emc7b gene encoding endoplasmic reticulum membrane protein complex subunit 7, with product MLHRERIPLLWIFMQATLVLAWCFTDMETGPSTGVSTQPNGDRFKIEGRAIVPGLKTQDWVSTARVLVEGEEYVGFLRTDGSFAVNDVPSGSYVVEIVTPAYRFEPVRVDITSKGKMRARLVNYIKTSEVIRQPYPLQIRSSGPHSYFMKRETWGWTDFLMNPMVMMMVLPLLIIVLLPKVVNTNDPEMRKEMEQSMNMLNPNPELPDVSEFMTKLFSGSKGSSKPGGSSKGSRPAVKRR from the exons ATGTTACACAGGGAAAGGATACCGCTGTTATGGATTTTTATGCAAGCTACGCTCGTCCTGGCGTGGTGTTTCACTGATATGGAAACGGGGCCTAGCACAGGTGTATCGACACAGCCAAACGGAGATCGGTTTAAAATCGAGGGAAGGGCAATAGTTCCGGGGTTGAAAACGCAAGACTGGGTTTCCACAGCTCGGGTCTTGGTGGAAGGCGAAGAATACGTGGGCTTTTTGAG AACTGACGGCAGTTTCGCCGTGAATGACGTCCCTTCAGGATCCTACGTTGTGGAAATTGTTACCCCTGCATATAGATTTGAACCTGTACGTGTTGATATCACGTCCAAAGGGAAAATGAG GGCGCGTCTTGTGAACTACATCAAGACCTCAGAAGTGATCCGCCAGCCATATCCTCTGCAGATTAGGTCCTCCGGCCCACACAGCTACTTCATGAAGAGGGAGACCTGGGGCTGGACAGACTTCCTCATGAATCCCATG GTTATGATGATGGTCCTGCCCCTGCTGATCATCGTCCTGCTGCCCAAGGTTGTCAACACCAATGACCCAGAGATGAGAAAG GAAATGGAGCAGTCCATGAACATGCTGAACCCCAACCCTGAGCTGCCCGACGTCTCCGAGTTCATGACCAAGCTCTTCTCCGGCTCCAAGGGCTCCAGCAAGCCAGGCGGCAGCAGCAAAGGCAGCAGGCCGGCAGTCAAGAGGAGGTAG